In Synechocystis sp. PCC 6714, the following are encoded in one genomic region:
- a CDS encoding 2OG-Fe(II) oxygenase, giving the protein MSDYIVVENLLPDSLIKYVFETLKKYQFKESKVGIRVDPNQKIRRDCFFSTVDCSPIDTFVLNNVASLAKEKFGIAIQYRERWKIGFYDGQEKGHYNLHTDIQGRMEHRKLSFVIALSDPAAYEGGELYFPTLRQEFKLKKGSGIIFKPELLHGVKPVISGQRYTLLSFMFDEDGGKSKLQSTDSLKQYIPNLLTPKLFEDAINNTSYDLDYSDRKKKPWSDTDNYWYIDHHSDTLLVSFAGFGDKDSIPTFVFHNFLKQYTQIDQLFIRDIQCRYYLDGIKNETKTMQETLGWLERLIRRKKYRKIVGIGCSSGGYAVILFGHLLKFDRVVSFAPQTVLNETKNSVLHDNRFDNTCRYLSRLTANTNATFAGVSFDDCLDLKNLQPYATQVEIHYPAHACGGADKRHAEHLGGEACVLVEHFSKNHRIALELRDNGQLRQIIDNLVFG; this is encoded by the coding sequence AGTTTAAAGAATCTAAAGTTGGTATCCGTGTCGATCCCAATCAAAAGATCAGACGTGATTGTTTTTTCTCTACAGTGGACTGTAGTCCCATTGATACTTTTGTTCTCAATAACGTGGCTAGTTTAGCAAAAGAAAAGTTTGGTATTGCGATTCAATATAGGGAACGTTGGAAAATTGGTTTTTATGATGGTCAAGAAAAAGGTCACTACAATTTGCATACTGACATTCAGGGGAGAATGGAGCACAGAAAACTAAGTTTTGTTATTGCCTTGTCTGATCCAGCAGCCTATGAAGGTGGGGAACTTTATTTTCCCACTCTCCGCCAAGAATTTAAGTTAAAGAAGGGCAGCGGTATTATTTTTAAACCTGAACTTTTACATGGCGTGAAACCGGTTATTTCTGGGCAAAGATATACGTTGCTATCATTTATGTTTGACGAAGATGGAGGCAAAAGTAAACTTCAATCAACTGATTCACTCAAACAATATATACCCAATTTACTGACTCCAAAATTGTTTGAAGATGCAATCAATAATACCAGTTATGATCTAGACTACAGTGATCGAAAAAAAAAACCTTGGTCTGACACAGATAATTACTGGTATATAGATCATCATTCAGATACTTTGCTGGTATCCTTTGCTGGTTTCGGTGACAAAGATTCGATTCCGACTTTTGTTTTTCATAATTTCCTTAAACAATATACACAGATTGACCAGCTATTTATTCGAGATATTCAATGTCGATACTATTTAGATGGCATTAAGAACGAAACCAAGACGATGCAGGAAACCCTAGGGTGGCTAGAGAGGTTAATCAGACGGAAGAAATATCGAAAAATTGTTGGTATTGGTTGTTCTTCTGGTGGTTATGCAGTTATTTTATTTGGTCATCTTCTCAAGTTCGATAGGGTAGTCAGTTTTGCACCACAGACTGTTTTAAATGAGACTAAGAATTCGGTTCTGCATGATAATCGGTTTGATAACACCTGTCGATACTTAAGTCGTCTCACAGCAAACACAAATGCAACTTTTGCTGGGGTTTCATTTGATGATTGTCTAGATTTGAAGAATTTGCAGCCTTACGCAACACAAGTTGAAATCCATTATCCTGCTCATGCTTGTGGGGGAGCTGATAAGAGACATGCTGAACACCTTGGGGGCGAAGCCTGTGTGCTAGTGGAGCATTTTTCCAAAAATCATCGAATTGCCTTAGAGCTTAGAGATAATGGCCAACTACGACAGATTATTGATAATCTTGTATTTGGTTAA